The proteins below are encoded in one region of bacterium:
- a CDS encoding ATP synthase F0 subunit B, producing the protein MRRLRSAAALVPAVLLVAAAAFASEGGGHEAMPLDKILWEMGIKVLDVAIIAFFAFKYLSKPITQAMAARSDAVRAAVEEATAGRRAAEARLAEFQAKAAGLEAEIEAMRVQASADMERERALLIEEGRTASERIAQHARDTIRQEVAKARAELHREAAQLAVQAATASVKAQITAADHQRILDEYAASLEGGR; encoded by the coding sequence CTCGTCCCCGCCGTGCTCCTCGTCGCCGCCGCCGCGTTCGCCTCGGAGGGCGGCGGCCACGAGGCGATGCCGCTCGACAAGATCCTCTGGGAGATGGGGATCAAGGTCCTCGATGTCGCGATCATCGCCTTCTTCGCGTTCAAGTACCTCTCCAAGCCGATCACGCAGGCGATGGCCGCGCGCAGCGACGCGGTCCGCGCCGCCGTCGAGGAGGCCACCGCCGGCCGGCGCGCCGCGGAGGCCCGCCTCGCCGAGTTCCAGGCGAAGGCCGCCGGGCTCGAGGCCGAGATCGAGGCCATGCGCGTGCAGGCCTCGGCCGACATGGAGCGCGAGCGCGCGCTGCTCATCGAGGAGGGCCGCACGGCCTCCGAGCGCATCGCCCAGCACGCGCGCGACACGATCCGCCAGGAGGTCGCCAAGGCGCGGGCCGAATTGCACCGCGAGGCGGCGCAGCTGGCCGTGCAGGCGGCCACCGCGAGCGTGAAGGCCCAGATCACCGCGGCGGACCACCAGCGCATCCTCGACGAGTACGCTGCGTCGCTCGAGGGCGGCCGATGA
- the atpH gene encoding ATP synthase F1 subunit delta, with amino-acid sequence MISRTVSRRYAKSLVAVALERGAALEQVLTDLENAAAFLADQPRILELFTNPMLPLNRRLEALERFLGASQLQPLNQNFLRLLLRKGRIEILGDVVEEFRALADAQAGIIRASVTSAAALADDVVELIRSRLATRFGKKVILSLAVEPELIGGLVVKAGSLTFDGAIRSQLRAIQSQLLEGVSLS; translated from the coding sequence ATGATCTCGCGCACGGTCAGCCGCCGCTACGCCAAGTCGCTCGTGGCCGTCGCGCTCGAGCGGGGCGCCGCGCTCGAGCAGGTCCTGACCGACCTCGAGAACGCCGCCGCCTTCCTCGCCGACCAGCCGCGCATTCTCGAGCTCTTCACCAACCCGATGCTCCCGCTCAACCGGCGCCTGGAGGCGCTCGAGCGCTTCCTCGGCGCCTCGCAGCTGCAGCCGCTGAACCAGAACTTCCTGCGGCTGCTCCTGCGCAAGGGCCGGATCGAGATCCTCGGCGACGTGGTCGAGGAGTTCCGCGCCCTGGCCGACGCCCAGGCCGGCATCATCCGCGCCAGCGTCACCTCCGCCGCCGCGCTCGCCGACGACGTCGTCGAGCTGATCCGCTCGCGGCTGGCCACGCGCTTCGGCAAGAAGGTCATCCTCTCGCTCGCCGTCGAGCCCGAGCTCATCGGCGGGCTGGTGGTCAAGGCGGGCAGCCTGACGTTCGACGGCGCCATCCGCTCGCAGCTCAGGGCCATTCAAAGTCAACTCCTGGAAGGAGTGTCCCTCTCATGA
- the atpA gene encoding F0F1 ATP synthase subunit alpha, with product MMIKPEEISQVLKSEIEAFEKSVAVEETGTVLSVGDGIARVYGCEKVMYGELLEFPGGIFGLAMNLEEHSVGVVLLGDDRAIKEGDEVRRTKRIMEVPVGDALVGRVVNALGQPIDGKGPIAAKEFFPVERLAPGVIDRAPVKEPLQTGIKAIDGMIPIGRGQRELIIGDRQTGKTAIAIDTILNQKGGDVICIYVAIGQKASTVAGVVKTLEDYGAMDYSIVVAANASDPAPLQYLAPYSGCAMGEYFRDTKRHALIIYDDLSKQAAAYRQLSLLLRRPPGREAYPGDVFYLHSRLLERASKLNQEKGGGSLTALPIIETQAGDVSAYIPTNVISITDGQIFLEANLFYSGIKPAINVGISVSRVGGSAQVKGMKKVAGRLRLDLAQYREMAAFAQFGSELDAATQAQLNRGQRMVEALKQDQYQPMPVERQIVTIFAGTNGYFDTLPANRVRDFEKALLDHIDTAAPEVYREILEKKELAGDAEKKLRALIETFKGTFAA from the coding sequence ATGATGATCAAGCCCGAAGAGATCAGCCAGGTCCTCAAGTCCGAGATCGAGGCCTTCGAGAAGAGCGTCGCGGTCGAGGAGACCGGGACCGTCCTGTCCGTCGGCGACGGCATCGCGCGGGTCTACGGCTGCGAGAAGGTCATGTACGGCGAGCTGCTCGAGTTCCCGGGCGGCATCTTCGGTCTGGCGATGAACCTCGAGGAGCACAGCGTCGGGGTCGTGCTCCTCGGCGACGACCGCGCCATCAAGGAGGGTGACGAGGTCCGCCGCACCAAGCGGATCATGGAGGTCCCCGTCGGCGACGCGCTCGTCGGCCGCGTGGTCAACGCGCTCGGCCAGCCGATCGACGGCAAGGGGCCGATCGCGGCCAAGGAGTTCTTCCCGGTCGAGCGGCTCGCCCCCGGCGTCATCGACCGCGCGCCCGTCAAGGAGCCGCTCCAGACCGGCATCAAGGCCATCGACGGCATGATCCCGATCGGCCGCGGCCAGCGCGAGCTGATCATCGGCGACCGCCAGACCGGCAAGACCGCCATCGCCATCGACACGATCCTCAACCAGAAGGGCGGGGACGTCATCTGCATCTACGTCGCGATCGGCCAGAAGGCCTCGACGGTCGCCGGCGTCGTCAAGACCCTCGAGGACTACGGCGCGATGGACTACTCGATCGTCGTCGCGGCCAACGCCTCCGACCCCGCGCCGCTGCAGTACCTCGCGCCCTACTCGGGCTGCGCGATGGGCGAGTACTTCCGCGACACCAAGCGCCACGCCCTGATCATCTACGACGACCTCTCCAAGCAGGCCGCGGCCTACCGCCAGCTCTCCCTGCTGCTGCGCCGCCCCCCCGGCCGCGAGGCCTACCCGGGCGACGTCTTCTACCTGCACTCGCGCCTGCTCGAGCGCGCCTCGAAGCTCAACCAGGAGAAAGGCGGCGGCTCGCTCACCGCGCTGCCGATCATCGAGACGCAGGCCGGCGACGTCTCGGCCTACATCCCGACGAACGTCATCTCCATCACCGACGGCCAGATCTTCCTCGAGGCCAACCTCTTCTACTCCGGCATCAAGCCCGCGATCAACGTCGGCATCTCCGTCTCGCGCGTCGGCGGCAGCGCCCAGGTCAAGGGCATGAAGAAGGTCGCCGGGCGCCTGCGCCTCGACCTGGCCCAGTACCGCGAGATGGCGGCCTTCGCGCAGTTCGGCTCGGAGCTCGACGCGGCCACGCAGGCCCAGCTCAACCGCGGCCAGCGCATGGTCGAGGCCCTCAAGCAGGACCAGTACCAGCCGATGCCCGTCGAGCGGCAGATCGTGACGATCTTCGCCGGCACCAACGGCTACTTCGACACGCTCCCGGCGAACAGGGTCCGCGACTTCGAGAAGGCGCTGCTCGACCATATCGACACCGCCGCCCCGGAAGTCTACCGCGAGATCCTCGAGAAAAAGGAACTCGCCGGGGACGCCGAGAAGAAGCTGCGCGCGCTGATCGAGACCTTCAAGGGGACGTTCGCCGCCTAG